Proteins encoded together in one Bacteroidales bacterium window:
- a CDS encoding NifB/NifX family molybdenum-iron cluster-binding protein, which produces MKIAITSLENNKASKMDPRFGRGAFFAVYDSESKEFNFYENEAKDASGGAGPKAAEQVVNLGVNKLLSSDFGPKAKAALESMGIEMLLFSDNEKTVEEILLENL; this is translated from the coding sequence ATGAAAATTGCAATTACCTCTTTAGAAAACAATAAAGCTTCAAAAATGGATCCTCGTTTCGGACGTGGTGCTTTTTTTGCCGTATACGATTCAGAAAGCAAAGAATTTAATTTCTACGAAAATGAAGCTAAAGATGCTTCAGGAGGAGCTGGTCCAAAAGCAGCTGAACAAGTAGTAAATTTAGGTGTAAACAAATTATTATCTTCTGATTTTGGTCCAAAAGCTAAAGCCGCTTTAGAAAGTATGGGTATCGAAATGCTTTTATTCTCTGATAATGAGAAAACAGTAGAAGAAATATTATTAGAAAATTTATAG
- a CDS encoding DUF134 domain-containing protein produces the protein MPRPKRHRRLQKPPVGYGFRPLRKNLDEDQDIQLFFEEYESLRLADYKGLSQEEAANEMNVSRPTFTRIYEAARIKMAKALIENRVLNVAGGNVVFEHEWFRCLTCDTTFRGTINNTGESCPVCHSKNIEHINGTLNKAVNTPPNPRNAMGDLGYCICPACGRRQKHQAGTPCKSVVCNECQVHYVRENSAHYTNINKIKNQQKHKN, from the coding sequence ATGCCAAGACCAAAACGACATAGAAGATTACAAAAACCACCCGTTGGTTATGGATTTCGCCCATTAAGAAAAAATCTGGATGAAGATCAGGATATTCAACTATTTTTTGAAGAATATGAATCTCTACGTTTGGCAGATTATAAAGGGCTATCCCAAGAAGAAGCAGCTAACGAGATGAATGTCTCTCGTCCAACTTTTACTCGTATTTACGAAGCGGCACGAATTAAAATGGCCAAAGCTTTAATAGAAAACAGAGTGCTTAACGTAGCAGGTGGAAATGTAGTATTTGAGCACGAATGGTTCAGGTGTTTAACTTGCGACACAACTTTTAGAGGAACCATAAATAATACCGGAGAAAGTTGTCCCGTTTGTCATTCTAAAAATATAGAACATATTAATGGCACACTAAATAAGGCTGTTAATACTCCACCAAACCCACGAAATGCAATGGGCGATTTAGGTTATTGCATTTGTCCTGCCTGTGGCAGAAGACAAAAGCACCAAGCCGGAACACCATGTAAATCTGTTGTATGCAACGAATGCCAAGTACATTATGTGCGAGAGAATTCTGCACACTACACCAATATAAATAAAATTAAAAATCAACAAAAACATAAAAATTAA